A stretch of Camelina sativa cultivar DH55 chromosome 18, Cs, whole genome shotgun sequence DNA encodes these proteins:
- the LOC104761380 gene encoding auxin-responsive protein SAUR32-like: protein MGFEESNQKQSPKQSPKQMVFNFHFHVPHLHILHHHHHNHHDVPKGCVAILVGHEDDEEGLHRFVVPLVFLSHPLFLDLLKEAEKEYGFKHAGPITIPCRVDEFKHVQEIIDEETHRRRHSHGGHGHNHTHHNNHLRCF from the coding sequence ATGGGTTTTGAGGAATCTAATCAAAAACAGAGTCCAAAACAGAGTCCGAAGCAGATGGTGTTCAACTTTCACTTTCATGTCCCTCATCTCCACATActccaccatcaccaccataACCATCATGATGTTCCTAAAGGCTGTGTTGCGATCTTGGTTGGACACGAAGACGACGAGGAAGGTCTACACAGATTCGTTGTTcctttggtgttcttgagtcATCCTCTGTTCTTGGACCTCTTGAAAGAAGCTGAAAAGGAGTATGGGTTCAAGCACGCTGGTCCTATTACGATCCCTTGCCGTGTTGATGAGTTTAAGCATGTTCAAGAAATCATCGACGAGGAGACTCATCGCCGTCGTCATAGTCATGGTGGTCACGGCCACAACCATACCCACCACAACAACCATCTCCGATGTTTCTGA